A region of Chitinophaga horti DNA encodes the following proteins:
- a CDS encoding alpha-L-arabinofuranosidase C-terminal domain-containing protein, whose translation MNLLHKAGLSLLLVTQAMAGANAQTITVQANKPGVAIQPTMWGIFFEDINFAADGGLYAEMVKNRSFEFSVPMMAWKEVKREGLKGKTLINNHKTANPANPRYASITVDGQYGLSNEGFRGMGVKQGAAYDFSLWARQASGNVKLRIVLVSPAGEKLGETTLGGLNGEWNKHTASLTATKTEAKAKLEVYFEGNGTVEADMISLFPKDTWKGRPGGLRKDLVEKLAELKPGFIRFPGGCIVEGRDLSNRYQWKKTVGKPEERELIINRWNTEFSHRNAPDYFQTFGLGFFEYFQLAEDLGSTALPILNCGMACQYNTGEVVALDELDPYIQDALDLIEFANGSTATKWGKLRADMGHPAPFNLKYLGIGNEQWDVQYIDRYKLFAEVLEKKHPEIVLVSGSGPGASGKEFDFAWKELKKLNAPLIDEHYYRPPEWFFQNAARYDNYDRKGPKVFAGEYAAHAKEQPQAESRNTWLSALAEAAFMTGLERNADVVHMCSYAPLFAHVEAWQWRPDLIWFDNLQTVATPNYYVQKAYANYAGTNVLPITANGKFLTGQDSLYASAVLDKKAKVAYIKLVNISSQTKNITLDVAGIAANKDTKVETLVASDLYSYNTLEKPKEVYPVSSTAKTQAKGWKNTLAPSSFTVITVPIK comes from the coding sequence ATGAATCTTCTCCACAAAGCAGGATTGTCGCTGCTCTTAGTTACACAGGCCATGGCAGGCGCAAATGCACAAACCATCACGGTGCAGGCGAATAAACCTGGTGTTGCGATACAGCCCACGATGTGGGGCATCTTTTTCGAAGACATCAACTTCGCCGCAGATGGTGGCCTTTATGCAGAAATGGTGAAGAACCGCTCCTTCGAATTTAGCGTACCAATGATGGCCTGGAAAGAAGTGAAGCGCGAAGGCCTGAAAGGGAAAACACTGATCAATAATCACAAAACCGCTAATCCTGCTAACCCACGTTATGCGAGCATTACGGTAGACGGTCAGTACGGCCTGTCTAACGAAGGCTTCCGCGGCATGGGTGTAAAGCAGGGCGCTGCCTATGATTTTTCACTGTGGGCGCGCCAGGCCAGCGGTAACGTGAAACTGCGTATCGTACTGGTAAGTCCTGCCGGTGAAAAACTGGGGGAGACGACCCTGGGCGGACTAAACGGCGAATGGAATAAACATACCGCTTCCTTAACGGCTACTAAAACCGAAGCCAAAGCGAAGCTGGAAGTATACTTTGAAGGAAATGGAACGGTGGAGGCGGATATGATATCCCTGTTCCCGAAAGATACCTGGAAAGGCCGCCCCGGTGGTTTGAGAAAAGATTTAGTGGAGAAACTGGCGGAACTGAAACCTGGCTTCATCCGCTTCCCCGGCGGTTGTATCGTGGAAGGCCGCGACTTAAGCAACCGTTATCAGTGGAAAAAAACTGTTGGTAAACCGGAAGAAAGAGAATTGATCATCAACCGCTGGAATACCGAGTTCTCCCACCGCAACGCGCCGGATTACTTCCAGACGTTCGGCCTGGGCTTCTTCGAATATTTTCAGCTGGCAGAAGATTTAGGTTCCACCGCATTGCCCATCCTCAACTGCGGTATGGCTTGTCAATACAATACCGGTGAAGTAGTAGCGCTCGATGAACTGGATCCCTACATCCAGGACGCGCTGGACCTGATCGAATTTGCGAATGGCAGCACGGCTACCAAATGGGGTAAACTGCGTGCAGACATGGGCCATCCGGCTCCCTTTAACCTGAAATACCTCGGCATTGGTAACGAGCAGTGGGATGTACAATACATCGATCGTTATAAATTGTTTGCAGAAGTATTGGAGAAGAAACATCCGGAAATCGTACTGGTATCCGGCTCTGGCCCCGGTGCAAGCGGGAAGGAGTTTGACTTTGCCTGGAAGGAACTGAAGAAACTTAACGCGCCGCTGATCGACGAACATTACTACCGTCCGCCGGAGTGGTTTTTCCAGAACGCTGCCCGTTACGACAACTACGACCGTAAGGGCCCGAAAGTGTTTGCCGGTGAATATGCTGCACACGCGAAAGAACAGCCACAAGCCGAATCACGTAATACCTGGCTGAGCGCCCTGGCCGAAGCCGCCTTTATGACGGGGCTGGAGCGTAATGCAGACGTAGTACACATGTGTTCTTACGCACCGCTGTTCGCGCACGTGGAAGCCTGGCAATGGCGCCCGGACCTCATCTGGTTCGATAATCTGCAGACCGTGGCCACACCTAACTACTATGTGCAGAAAGCATATGCGAATTACGCCGGTACTAATGTACTGCCTATCACCGCTAACGGTAAATTCCTGACGGGGCAGGATAGCTTGTACGCCAGCGCCGTGCTGGATAAAAAGGCGAAGGTGGCCTATATCAAACTGGTAAACATATCTTCCCAAACTAAAAATATTACGCTGGATGTGGCCGGCATAGCTGCCAATAAAGACACGAAGGTGGAAACACTGGTCGCGTCGGACCTGTACAGCTACAATACGCTGGAAAAACCGAAAGAGGTGTATCCTGTCAGCAGCACGGCTAAAACGCAGGCGAAAGGCTGGAAAAACACACTGGCGCCTTCTTCCTTTACAGTGATCACGGTACCGATCAAGTAA
- a CDS encoding glycoside hydrolase family 2 TIM barrel-domain containing protein — protein MMKPFLIAALLATNVVAAQQQEWENPALYEINKEQPRAGFMLFDNASEISSEDYSRSSYYQSLNGKWKFWYADKASARPTEFYRPDLDANEWKDIQVPSNWELQGFGLPVFTNITYMFPRNPPFVGDNNPVGTYRKTFTVPANWHDKEVLIHFGSITGCAFVYVNGQRVGMSKASKTEAEFNITKYLKAGENLLAVQVFRWHDGSYLEDQDFWRFSGIERDVFLYAQPKLTIWDYFVRAGLDNSYRNGTLSLDVDLRKFAGADLKNATLQVQLKDGSSKVFAAQRSVTVNGDTSYRIHFDANVKNVKRWSSESPYLYDLQLSLTGDNGRSLGMLQQKVGFRKVEIRNAQLLLNGVPMAVHGTNRHEHDEINGHVPSRALMLKDIQLMKQHNINAVRNSHYPNDPYWYKLCDEYGIYLVDEANIETHGMGAEFQAWFDKSKHPAYLPLWAPAHVDRIKRMFERDKNHASIIIWSMGNECGNGPVFHDMYKWLKERDKSRPVQFEQAGEDWDTDIVCPMYPRIRNMEDYAKATDKKRPYIMCEYAHSMGNSTGNFQAYFDIIRSSPHMQGGFIWDWVDQGIKTETAGGRYYWAYGGDFGAYHLQNDENSCSDGLIGSDRVPHPALKEVKKVYQNLRFSDASLDKNLVQIYNHYAFTNADQFTYKWALYKNGELVKETEFAIKAAPGAYASVPVDLRSYITDAPGVEYRLNLSAYTKAADRLLPAGYEIANEQFIVGKDRYFETKSDKGGALKVARDNRKVTFTAGDITGEFDVASGRLSRYGLKGKRILDQLPEPYFWRAPTDNDFGNGMESNLGIWRTAHVNRKVKNVTIGEQNSEGVKVKVDYELTGIGVPYTLEYLVQNDGAVKVTAAIDMTGRELPELPRFGMRMQLPPAYKKLSYYGRGPWENYSDRNTASFLGIYNDSVSNQGTENYIRPQENGYKTDVRWLTLTDNTGTGLSVEGLQPLGFSALHHMAEDLDPGLTKKQQHWTDIKPRKEVYLHVDLKQRGLGGDDSWGALPHRQYRLLDKTYSYSYIIRLIPGK, from the coding sequence ATGATGAAACCTTTTTTAATAGCTGCCTTGCTGGCCACCAACGTCGTGGCCGCACAGCAGCAGGAGTGGGAAAATCCGGCCCTGTACGAGATCAACAAAGAGCAGCCGCGCGCAGGCTTTATGTTGTTCGACAATGCCAGCGAAATTTCTTCCGAAGATTACAGCCGCTCGTCCTACTACCAATCCCTGAACGGTAAGTGGAAGTTCTGGTACGCTGACAAAGCCTCTGCCCGTCCTACCGAGTTTTACCGTCCCGACCTGGACGCCAACGAGTGGAAGGACATACAAGTGCCTTCTAACTGGGAGTTGCAGGGTTTCGGATTGCCGGTGTTTACCAACATCACTTATATGTTCCCGCGTAATCCGCCATTCGTAGGCGATAACAACCCGGTGGGTACGTATCGCAAAACGTTTACGGTACCGGCCAACTGGCACGATAAGGAAGTGTTGATTCACTTCGGCTCCATCACCGGCTGTGCGTTCGTGTATGTGAACGGACAGCGTGTTGGGATGAGCAAAGCATCAAAAACAGAAGCGGAATTTAACATCACCAAATACCTGAAAGCCGGTGAAAACCTGCTGGCCGTGCAAGTGTTTCGCTGGCACGATGGCAGTTACCTGGAAGACCAGGACTTCTGGCGCTTCAGCGGCATCGAACGCGATGTGTTCCTGTATGCCCAGCCCAAGCTTACTATCTGGGATTATTTCGTGCGTGCAGGCCTCGACAACAGCTACCGTAATGGTACGCTCAGCCTGGATGTAGACCTGCGTAAGTTCGCAGGTGCTGATCTGAAGAACGCTACGTTACAGGTGCAACTGAAAGACGGCAGTAGCAAAGTATTCGCCGCACAACGCAGTGTAACCGTGAACGGTGATACCAGCTATCGCATTCACTTTGATGCGAACGTGAAAAACGTAAAACGCTGGAGCAGCGAGTCGCCTTACCTGTATGATTTACAGCTGTCGCTTACCGGCGATAACGGCCGCTCGCTCGGCATGCTGCAACAAAAGGTCGGCTTCCGCAAAGTGGAAATCAGGAACGCTCAATTATTACTGAACGGCGTACCAATGGCCGTACACGGCACGAACCGCCACGAGCATGATGAAATTAACGGCCACGTACCCAGCCGCGCCCTCATGCTGAAAGACATTCAGCTGATGAAGCAGCACAACATCAACGCCGTTCGTAACAGCCACTACCCGAACGATCCGTACTGGTACAAGCTGTGCGATGAATACGGTATTTACCTGGTAGATGAAGCCAATATAGAAACCCATGGTATGGGCGCCGAATTCCAGGCCTGGTTCGATAAGTCGAAGCACCCTGCTTACCTGCCACTGTGGGCGCCGGCGCATGTAGATCGTATTAAACGCATGTTCGAACGGGATAAGAACCACGCCTCCATCATTATTTGGAGTATGGGCAACGAATGTGGCAACGGCCCCGTTTTTCATGATATGTACAAATGGCTGAAGGAGCGCGATAAGAGCCGCCCGGTGCAGTTTGAGCAGGCAGGCGAAGATTGGGATACAGATATCGTATGCCCCATGTACCCGCGCATCCGCAACATGGAAGACTATGCGAAAGCCACCGATAAAAAACGCCCGTACATCATGTGCGAATATGCGCACTCCATGGGTAATAGCACCGGCAACTTCCAGGCATACTTCGATATTATTCGCAGTAGTCCGCATATGCAGGGTGGTTTTATATGGGATTGGGTGGACCAGGGCATTAAAACCGAAACAGCCGGTGGGCGCTACTACTGGGCGTATGGTGGCGACTTCGGCGCTTATCATTTACAGAATGACGAAAACTCCTGCTCCGACGGCCTTATCGGGTCGGACCGTGTACCGCATCCTGCATTGAAGGAGGTGAAAAAGGTGTATCAGAACCTGCGCTTCTCTGATGCTTCTCTGGATAAAAACCTGGTACAGATATACAACCATTACGCGTTTACCAATGCAGATCAGTTTACCTATAAATGGGCCTTGTACAAAAACGGCGAGCTGGTAAAAGAAACCGAGTTTGCGATCAAGGCCGCTCCGGGTGCATATGCCAGCGTACCGGTAGACCTGCGTAGTTACATCACCGACGCGCCGGGCGTGGAATATCGTCTTAACCTTTCTGCCTATACGAAAGCAGCTGATCGCTTGTTGCCAGCCGGTTACGAAATAGCGAACGAGCAGTTCATCGTCGGCAAAGACCGTTACTTTGAAACGAAGTCTGACAAAGGCGGCGCACTGAAAGTTGCGCGCGATAACAGGAAAGTAACCTTTACTGCGGGCGACATCACCGGCGAGTTTGACGTAGCGTCCGGCCGTTTGAGCCGCTATGGCCTTAAAGGTAAACGTATACTCGACCAGCTGCCGGAACCTTACTTCTGGCGCGCCCCTACCGACAACGACTTTGGTAACGGTATGGAGTCGAACCTCGGCATTTGGCGCACGGCGCACGTTAACCGTAAAGTGAAGAACGTAACGATCGGTGAGCAGAACAGCGAAGGCGTAAAAGTAAAAGTGGATTATGAACTGACAGGCATTGGCGTACCGTACACCCTGGAGTACCTCGTGCAGAACGATGGCGCCGTAAAAGTCACTGCGGCCATCGATATGACGGGCCGCGAGCTGCCCGAGTTACCACGCTTCGGTATGCGGATGCAACTGCCGCCCGCCTACAAAAAATTGTCGTACTATGGTCGTGGCCCCTGGGAGAACTACAGCGATCGTAACACCGCATCGTTCCTGGGAATTTATAATGACAGCGTAAGCAACCAGGGTACGGAGAATTACATTCGTCCACAGGAGAATGGCTATAAAACAGATGTTCGCTGGTTAACGCTGACAGACAATACCGGCACTGGCTTGTCTGTGGAAGGGCTGCAGCCACTGGGCTTCTCTGCCCTTCACCACATGGCCGAAGATCTCGATCCGGGGCTTACAAAGAAACAGCAACACTGGACCGATATTAAACCCCGGAAGGAAGTGTACCTTCATGTAGACCTGAAGCAGCGCGGACTTGGGGGCGACGACAGCTGGGGCGCTTTGCCGCACAGGCAATACCGCCTGCTCGACAAAACGTACAGCTACAGTTACATTATTAGATTGATACCTGGAAAATAG
- a CDS encoding RagB/SusD family nutrient uptake outer membrane protein — MKNSILKIAFFSASTFMLTGSCSKSFLDQEIPGRLPIDGFYKTDADALQATTAVYDFLSAHYNFGWSSLTLVKTFPSDESNAGGNGPGDQPGYQALDDFTFDSQNEAVFGAWRMCYYTIARANLVINNVKPENTLRKRLIAEAKAIRAYNYLELVSLWGDVPIVTKAISLSDFRNTPRTPKADVYAQIEKDLTEAIPDLPLKSEYSAGDKFRISKGAAQAILGKALLYQEKWGPAAAQFDLVIKSTQFDLEPDFGRVFSLAGEFGIESLFEVNYVSNVPYDWGNFPWDNGRALESNIHIQLMGPRADYYKKAPGDSLIAGWGFNLPKPALYNAYVAAGDVKRRQNTVMSIGELQAAGGDWTSPTSWDFEGFLQRKYGSYQGQTNGAGGAVSELNYGTNWRLVRYADVLLMAAEAYYRAGDEGRARAELKKVRLRAGLGEVTASGTALFEAIVLERQLELAFEGHRYVDLVRWGRAAAMLGTLGFTPNKHEVLPIPNNDVLVAGISQNLNY, encoded by the coding sequence ATGAAAAATTCGATTCTTAAAATAGCCTTCTTTAGTGCATCCACGTTCATGCTGACTGGTAGCTGCTCCAAGAGTTTCCTTGACCAGGAAATTCCTGGGCGGCTACCTATTGACGGGTTTTATAAAACGGATGCAGATGCTTTACAGGCCACCACTGCGGTGTACGACTTCCTTTCCGCGCACTATAACTTTGGCTGGTCGAGCCTTACGCTGGTAAAAACATTTCCTTCGGATGAAAGTAATGCCGGTGGCAATGGCCCTGGCGACCAACCCGGCTACCAGGCGCTCGACGATTTTACCTTCGACTCGCAGAACGAGGCCGTGTTTGGTGCCTGGCGTATGTGTTACTACACGATCGCACGCGCCAACCTCGTGATCAATAATGTAAAACCCGAGAATACGTTGCGTAAAAGGCTGATCGCAGAAGCAAAAGCCATTCGCGCTTATAACTACTTAGAACTGGTGAGTCTTTGGGGAGATGTGCCCATCGTCACCAAAGCCATCTCGCTAAGCGATTTTCGTAATACGCCAAGAACGCCCAAGGCAGATGTGTATGCACAAATCGAAAAAGACCTGACCGAAGCGATCCCCGATCTGCCTTTGAAAAGTGAATACAGTGCAGGCGATAAATTCCGGATTTCTAAAGGTGCCGCCCAGGCGATCCTTGGCAAGGCGCTGCTATACCAGGAGAAATGGGGGCCGGCTGCCGCACAGTTCGACCTGGTAATCAAGTCGACACAGTTTGACCTGGAGCCTGATTTTGGTCGCGTGTTCTCACTGGCAGGCGAATTCGGCATCGAATCGTTGTTCGAAGTGAACTACGTGTCCAACGTGCCGTACGACTGGGGTAACTTTCCCTGGGATAACGGCCGCGCGCTGGAAAGTAACATTCATATACAGCTGATGGGTCCCCGCGCCGATTATTATAAAAAAGCTCCCGGCGATTCGCTGATCGCAGGCTGGGGCTTTAACCTGCCCAAACCTGCGTTGTACAATGCCTATGTAGCTGCTGGTGATGTGAAGCGCAGGCAGAACACTGTAATGTCCATCGGCGAGTTGCAGGCAGCCGGTGGCGACTGGACCAGCCCTACCAGCTGGGACTTTGAGGGCTTCCTGCAGCGGAAGTACGGCTCCTACCAGGGACAAACCAATGGTGCAGGAGGTGCTGTGTCCGAACTGAACTACGGTACCAACTGGCGGCTCGTACGTTATGCCGACGTGTTACTCATGGCAGCCGAAGCTTATTACCGCGCAGGCGATGAAGGCCGTGCCCGTGCAGAATTGAAGAAAGTCAGGCTGCGTGCCGGTCTGGGTGAAGTAACCGCAAGTGGCACCGCGCTGTTCGAGGCTATTGTGCTGGAAAGGCAGCTGGAGCTGGCGTTTGAAGGCCATCGTTATGTAGATCTTGTACGCTGGGGCCGTGCTGCCGCTATGCTGGGCACACTTGGCTTCACCCCAAATAAACATGAAGTTTTACCGATTCCGAACAATGATGTTTTGGTGGCTGGCATTAGCCAGAACCTGAACTATTAA